One genomic segment of Novosphingobium sp. RL4 includes these proteins:
- a CDS encoding PstS family phosphate ABC transporter substrate-binding protein produces the protein MKAGRYAALLAAALVPLAAFAQEGAIPEPKPLVARYRAEDGRLTIGGGPEAEQVAGAAAGKLTARISGPDGAVPLLTQGTVMLAILPRTLTAMESAAVRRFSGGVPFTLPLMQGLYAHLRRDAAGTVDARALPIAASLLAPGGQTALTRSLPAYKPLSPEKLDEALQALSALPGATYAEAGSGYRAKDGTLAIVGSDTLTELLPDILQAYARRAPDVRFTTDLRGSSTAMPALSAGTSLIAPMGREAWQNDIDAFRQVKGYAPTRIRIAYASHGPRPDGKTPPAIYVNASNPVSGLTMEQVRRIFAAGADGGDIADWGQLQGAPHSDRSAPIHVYGARDDGGFGTAMRLSKLDGLPFSARYRSMASGKAILAAVAADPLAIGYATWMDAGDAPAGVRVLPLSKRQGSPYVLPAADGHRGEWPISYFFNVYVDARPEPGSGSRTAPEAKALLRFLLSDQGQSIIARHSREENGYLPLDSADLAEERAKVEAL, from the coding sequence ATGAAGGCCGGGCGATATGCAGCCTTGCTGGCGGCGGCCCTCGTTCCCCTTGCCGCTTTCGCGCAGGAAGGGGCGATCCCCGAACCCAAACCTCTCGTTGCGCGGTATCGCGCCGAGGACGGGCGACTGACGATCGGCGGCGGGCCGGAGGCCGAACAGGTGGCAGGCGCGGCGGCAGGCAAGCTGACGGCCCGGATATCCGGCCCTGACGGCGCAGTGCCGCTGCTCACGCAGGGCACGGTCATGCTGGCGATCCTGCCGCGCACATTGACAGCCATGGAAAGCGCCGCGGTACGGCGTTTCTCCGGCGGAGTGCCGTTCACGCTGCCGCTGATGCAGGGGCTTTACGCCCATCTTCGCCGCGACGCGGCGGGCACGGTCGACGCACGCGCCCTGCCGATCGCGGCGTCCCTGCTCGCGCCCGGCGGCCAGACGGCACTGACCCGCTCTCTGCCCGCCTACAAGCCGCTCTCTCCTGAAAAGCTGGACGAGGCCCTGCAAGCTCTTTCCGCCCTTCCCGGCGCGACTTACGCAGAGGCCGGTTCTGGATATAGGGCCAAGGACGGCACCCTCGCGATCGTCGGCAGTGACACGCTTACCGAACTGCTACCGGACATCCTGCAGGCCTATGCCCGCCGCGCGCCGGACGTTCGGTTCACGACCGACTTGCGCGGCTCCTCTACGGCGATGCCCGCGCTTTCGGCGGGAACATCGCTGATCGCGCCGATGGGGCGGGAGGCATGGCAGAACGATATCGATGCATTCCGGCAGGTAAAAGGCTACGCCCCCACCCGCATCCGCATCGCTTACGCCAGCCATGGCCCCCGGCCCGACGGCAAGACCCCGCCCGCGATCTACGTCAATGCGAGCAATCCTGTTTCCGGTCTGACCATGGAGCAGGTCCGCCGCATCTTCGCGGCGGGTGCCGATGGCGGGGACATCGCGGACTGGGGACAGTTGCAAGGCGCCCCGCATTCGGACCGGTCCGCACCGATCCACGTCTACGGCGCCCGCGATGACGGCGGCTTCGGCACCGCTATGCGCCTCTCGAAGCTGGACGGCCTGCCCTTCAGCGCCCGCTATCGCAGCATGGCGAGCGGCAAGGCGATCCTCGCCGCCGTTGCCGCAGACCCGCTTGCCATCGGCTATGCAACGTGGATGGATGCGGGAGATGCGCCTGCGGGCGTGCGCGTGCTTCCCTTGTCGAAACGGCAGGGCAGCCCTTACGTTCTTCCAGCAGCCGATGGCCACCGGGGCGAATGGCCGATCTCCTACTTCTTCAACGTCTACGTCGACGCCCGGCCCGAACCGGGGTCAGGCAGCCGCACAGCGCCCGAAGCCAAGGCGCTGCTGCGCTTTCTGCTTTCGGACCAGGGCCAGTCCATCATCGCCCGCCACAGCAGGGAGGAAAACGGCTATCTCCCGCTGGACTCTGCCGACCTTGCGGAAGAACGCGCCAAAGTCGAAGCTCTCTGA
- a CDS encoding TIR domain-containing protein has protein sequence MENSSPDEIVVRTIFLSYSRDDRDRVLPIIAALEKRGLIVWWDGLLAGGQRFAHTTESALESADVVVVVWTARSIQSHWVRDEATRGRDRGRMVSVTLDGAEPPLGFRQVQYIDLGNWGKRTASPAFRELLRAIEAVAADPGNSLSVERPVPAAREGGTKLSRRRALIAGGACIAVLGGGLAAWRLGVLSPKADGNSIAVLPFENLSDDPEQTYFSDGLSEELRAALSLNPRLSVAALTSSDAFRTGARTIAQIARALGVAFVLEGSVRRAGESLRVTARLVNGATGFQSWSETFDRKLANVLDVQNEIAANVVDSLIVSLGGSGDGASGKQRIGGTSSVAAFDSYLHGMALYNLAADEPSDRGALAAFDRALSLDPGYAAAQAARSRALTVIGSSYASGKELAGYFDKAIAAAREAIELAPGLAEGHSALGFVLSNGRLDLAGARQPYEKSFELGYGNAAILGSFALYAAFTGSFADARKAVARALRLDPLNASVLRTEAIAEFCARAYDAAQQAVRGALSLNPKVNNVHRILGDIALVQGDYGAARGYFEAETSPLSRIRGLAIADARLSGEAAGQRHLAEMEREYGDNCLYQQALVFAQWGRKDDALAALERGLAIGDAGLVLANTDPLLDPIRQEPRFQTVLHQIGIDHDRVV, from the coding sequence ATGGAAAATTCCTCGCCCGATGAAATAGTTGTCCGGACGATATTCCTCAGCTACTCGCGCGATGATCGCGATCGCGTGTTGCCGATCATTGCTGCGCTGGAAAAGCGCGGCCTGATCGTGTGGTGGGACGGTTTGCTGGCGGGCGGGCAACGCTTTGCCCACACCACCGAAAGCGCGCTGGAAAGTGCCGACGTGGTCGTGGTGGTGTGGACGGCCCGCTCCATCCAGTCCCATTGGGTTCGCGATGAAGCCACGCGCGGCCGGGATCGTGGCCGCATGGTCTCTGTCACGCTGGACGGCGCCGAACCGCCGCTGGGCTTTCGGCAGGTGCAGTACATCGATCTCGGCAATTGGGGAAAGCGGACGGCATCCCCGGCATTCCGGGAGCTGCTGCGCGCGATCGAGGCGGTTGCGGCGGACCCCGGAAACTCTCTCAGCGTCGAGCGGCCCGTTCCGGCCGCGCGAGAGGGCGGGACGAAGCTGTCACGGCGGCGGGCATTGATCGCGGGCGGGGCCTGCATCGCGGTGCTGGGCGGCGGGCTTGCGGCATGGCGGCTTGGCGTGCTGTCGCCTAAGGCGGATGGCAACAGCATTGCCGTCCTGCCGTTCGAAAACCTCAGCGACGATCCCGAGCAGACCTATTTCTCCGACGGCCTCTCGGAAGAACTGCGCGCCGCGCTCAGCCTCAATCCGCGGCTTTCCGTTGCCGCGTTGACATCGTCCGACGCCTTTCGCACCGGTGCCCGAACGATTGCCCAGATCGCGCGTGCGCTGGGCGTGGCTTTCGTGCTGGAGGGGAGCGTGCGTCGGGCCGGGGAAAGCCTGCGGGTGACCGCGCGGCTGGTCAACGGGGCGACGGGGTTCCAGTCCTGGTCGGAGACTTTCGATCGCAAGCTGGCCAACGTGCTCGACGTGCAGAACGAGATTGCGGCCAATGTCGTCGATTCCCTGATCGTCTCGCTCGGCGGCAGCGGAGACGGGGCGAGCGGCAAGCAGAGGATCGGAGGCACGTCCAGCGTCGCCGCGTTCGACAGCTATCTGCACGGCATGGCGCTTTACAATCTGGCGGCGGACGAACCCTCCGACCGGGGGGCGCTGGCGGCGTTCGACCGGGCGTTATCCCTCGATCCGGGCTATGCCGCAGCGCAAGCGGCGCGGTCCCGCGCGCTGACGGTGATCGGCAGCAGCTATGCAAGCGGCAAGGAACTGGCCGGGTACTTCGACAAGGCTATCGCCGCGGCCCGCGAGGCGATCGAACTGGCGCCCGGACTGGCGGAGGGCCATTCCGCACTGGGCTTCGTGCTCTCCAACGGGCGGCTCGATCTTGCGGGGGCGCGGCAGCCTTATGAGAAGAGCTTCGAGCTGGGCTATGGCAATGCCGCCATCCTGGGCAGTTTCGCGCTTTATGCCGCTTTCACCGGGTCCTTTGCCGATGCCCGCAAGGCCGTGGCCCGGGCGCTGCGGCTGGATCCGCTCAATGCCTCGGTGCTGCGGACCGAGGCTATCGCCGAGTTCTGTGCGCGCGCTTACGACGCCGCGCAGCAGGCCGTTCGCGGTGCGCTCTCGCTCAATCCCAAGGTCAACAACGTCCATCGCATCCTTGGCGACATTGCCCTGGTGCAGGGCGATTATGGGGCGGCACGCGGCTATTTCGAAGCGGAAACCAGCCCGTTGTCCCGCATTCGCGGGCTGGCGATTGCCGACGCGCGCCTATCAGGCGAAGCCGCCGGACAACGCCATCTGGCGGAAATGGAACGGGAATACGGGGATAATTGCCTTTACCAGCAGGCGCTGGTCTTCGCGCAATGGGGCCGCAAGGACGATGCGCTCGCGGCGCTGGAACGCGGCCTCGCTATCGGAGACGCGGGCCTCGTGCTTGCCAATACCGATCCGCTGCTGGACCCGATTAGACAGGAACCCCGCTTTCAGACAGTCTTGCATCAGATAGGAATCGACCATGATCGAGTCGTTTGA
- a CDS encoding FMN-binding negative transcriptional regulator: MGLFDPRGPEDVARLVAEEVLGLVTTHDDLGYLATPLPLLAEIDEDGAVTGFVGHFARANPHCERVRQTPRALVTFLGPHGYISPSMVSAPGWGPTWNYRFAQFEVDIRLEEERAPEAIRELVFAMEGTAWDVSRMGSRFGELARHVVAFRASVVSSHARFKLGQDETPQTFGEIVDALGSSALARAMRDQVSTAQNA; the protein is encoded by the coding sequence ATGGGACTGTTCGACCCGCGCGGCCCTGAAGACGTGGCCCGGCTCGTGGCGGAGGAAGTGCTCGGCCTGGTGACGACGCACGACGACCTCGGCTATCTGGCGACGCCGCTGCCCCTGCTTGCGGAAATCGACGAAGACGGCGCGGTGACCGGCTTCGTCGGCCACTTCGCCCGCGCGAACCCGCATTGCGAGCGGGTTCGCCAGACACCGCGCGCACTCGTGACCTTCCTGGGGCCGCATGGCTACATCTCCCCCTCGATGGTTTCCGCGCCCGGTTGGGGGCCGACCTGGAACTACCGTTTCGCGCAGTTCGAAGTGGATATCCGGCTTGAGGAGGAACGCGCGCCGGAAGCGATCCGCGAACTGGTCTTCGCCATGGAAGGCACCGCCTGGGACGTGTCCCGCATGGGCAGCAGGTTCGGCGAACTCGCACGCCATGTCGTTGCGTTCCGGGCAAGCGTGGTATCCAGCCATGCGCGCTTCAAACTGGGGCAGGACGAAACCCCGCAGACATTCGGCGAAATCGTGGACGCGCTCGGCTCCTCCGCGCTCGCCCGTGCCATGCGCGATCAGGTTTCAACCGCCCAGAACGCCTGA
- a CDS encoding DUF2235 domain-containing protein, which yields MSSAPTGEEIAPERRADAAAPLAEPKRIVVFSDGTGNSSRALFRTNVYRLYDALDLGSRPGGPDQIAYYDNGVGTSSFRFLAVLGGIFGFGLKRNLLRLYEYVCRNYNGQYPGTDKGDTIYAFGFSRGAFTIRLLVALICTQGIVPYEDERELKRNCADAVRRFLGENAPDLFPWLFQTVRWFRDRIIQGWRRLRGQAFNREAESFPDIEFVGVWDTVAAYGGPIVEITRGIDQYVWPLTMTDYELHRRVKVARHALALDDERDSFWPLLWDEIADQRAHAGINKECRDWNAAERLRAGSRLKQVWFAGMHSDVGGGYPDDSLAYVSLKWMIDEINALGPDRLALIQSEEARIRAFANPLGPMHDSRSGLAGYYRYQPRKIAAMLHRSIADTVGMNQTRVLRDPIIGEKRHRPQGLLTACHVHRSVIERICLGNDNYAPIVLPRKFEIEPPYAPADKSALAAASRTLQERDPAKGRGEIQENAWDNVWLRRTCYFAVVLLTAFLALAPFWGDGSGFTPGMDSRWVLSDIFVLGRKFVPSWLLAWYDPWTANWALSLVILGLIGLIANAMRALEADLRDRVRIAWWDALAGQTLERFEPTALRALRNSLGYQAVMQFWKWRVLPFLFGVSILLCVPWLVLVLWTQTSLIGLERGVAFCKESAENDTPAAVLKTRSAPLALDPKNPCLPFAPLAAGRGQASPAIQSKAAVAAHGTVVKGQRYYVILTWPERGDPWRDKTHPVAAAGRNTFDFPFPANVVMAGGAPLRRVVLARWLEPLVEIRDPKPDLSPSGYRRTIMIQRLTPVAPVIKEADESDKGQRKPPAIRWMGSFVPTMSGTAWIFLNDAALPEGTGGATYFYANNKRTFDNSPSAGATLWKGPDFEQTARQCEAALGDFAKISECLRRKGIDLRPTATGDPG from the coding sequence GTGTCCAGCGCACCTACCGGAGAAGAAATCGCGCCGGAACGGCGTGCCGATGCGGCTGCGCCGCTTGCCGAACCCAAGCGGATCGTCGTGTTCTCGGACGGCACGGGCAACAGCAGCCGCGCGTTGTTCCGCACGAACGTCTATCGCCTCTATGATGCGCTCGATCTGGGATCGAGGCCCGGCGGCCCCGATCAGATTGCCTATTACGACAATGGCGTAGGCACTTCGAGTTTTCGTTTCCTGGCGGTTCTGGGCGGCATTTTCGGCTTCGGGCTGAAGCGCAATCTTCTGCGGCTCTACGAATATGTCTGCCGCAACTACAATGGCCAGTATCCCGGCACGGACAAGGGCGACACGATCTATGCCTTCGGGTTCAGCCGGGGCGCGTTCACGATCCGGCTTCTCGTGGCGCTCATCTGCACGCAGGGCATCGTTCCTTATGAGGACGAGCGCGAACTGAAGCGCAATTGCGCCGATGCGGTGCGGCGCTTTCTGGGCGAGAATGCGCCGGACCTGTTCCCCTGGCTCTTCCAGACCGTCCGCTGGTTCAGGGACAGGATCATACAAGGCTGGCGCCGGTTGCGGGGGCAGGCTTTCAACCGCGAGGCGGAGAGTTTCCCGGACATCGAGTTCGTGGGCGTATGGGATACCGTGGCCGCCTATGGCGGGCCCATCGTGGAGATCACGCGCGGTATCGATCAGTACGTCTGGCCGCTAACCATGACCGATTACGAGCTGCATCGCCGGGTCAAGGTGGCACGGCATGCGCTGGCGCTCGATGATGAGCGGGACAGCTTCTGGCCGCTGCTCTGGGATGAAATCGCCGATCAGCGGGCGCATGCCGGCATCAACAAGGAGTGCAGGGACTGGAATGCGGCGGAGCGTCTGCGGGCCGGTTCGCGGTTGAAGCAGGTATGGTTCGCCGGCATGCATTCGGACGTGGGAGGAGGTTATCCCGATGACAGCCTCGCCTATGTGTCGCTCAAGTGGATGATCGACGAGATCAACGCCCTCGGGCCTGACCGGCTGGCGCTGATCCAGAGCGAGGAAGCCCGCATCCGCGCCTTTGCGAACCCGCTGGGGCCGATGCATGATTCCCGAAGCGGGCTTGCCGGATACTATCGCTACCAGCCGCGCAAGATCGCAGCCATGCTTCATCGCAGCATTGCCGATACCGTTGGCATGAACCAGACGCGGGTCCTGCGCGATCCGATCATTGGGGAAAAGCGCCATCGCCCGCAGGGCCTGTTGACAGCGTGCCATGTCCATCGCAGCGTGATCGAGCGGATCTGTCTCGGCAACGACAACTATGCGCCGATCGTGCTGCCCCGCAAGTTCGAGATCGAGCCCCCCTATGCCCCTGCGGACAAGTCCGCGCTGGCCGCCGCGAGCCGCACTTTGCAGGAGCGGGACCCGGCAAAGGGGCGAGGCGAAATCCAGGAAAATGCCTGGGACAATGTCTGGCTGCGGCGGACCTGCTATTTCGCCGTTGTCCTGCTGACCGCGTTCCTGGCGCTCGCTCCGTTCTGGGGGGACGGGTCGGGCTTCACGCCGGGAATGGATTCGCGATGGGTGCTGAGCGACATTTTCGTGCTGGGGCGCAAGTTCGTGCCTTCCTGGCTCCTGGCATGGTACGATCCCTGGACCGCCAACTGGGCCTTGAGCCTTGTGATCCTGGGGCTCATCGGGCTGATAGCCAATGCGATGCGGGCGCTGGAGGCCGACCTCAGGGACCGTGTCCGTATTGCCTGGTGGGACGCGCTGGCCGGGCAGACACTCGAACGGTTCGAGCCCACCGCCCTGCGCGCGCTTCGCAACAGCCTCGGCTATCAGGCAGTGATGCAGTTCTGGAAATGGCGGGTCCTGCCGTTCCTGTTCGGTGTTTCGATCCTCCTGTGCGTACCCTGGCTCGTTCTCGTACTCTGGACGCAGACGAGCCTGATCGGGCTGGAACGCGGCGTGGCCTTCTGCAAGGAATCCGCCGAAAACGATACCCCGGCAGCCGTACTCAAAACGCGATCCGCTCCGCTGGCACTCGATCCCAAAAACCCCTGCCTGCCGTTCGCGCCGCTTGCAGCCGGGCGGGGGCAAGCATCGCCCGCGATACAAAGCAAGGCGGCAGTGGCGGCGCACGGCACCGTCGTCAAAGGGCAGCGCTATTATGTCATCCTGACCTGGCCCGAACGGGGCGATCCGTGGCGGGACAAGACTCACCCTGTGGCTGCGGCAGGGCGCAACACTTTCGATTTTCCGTTTCCTGCGAATGTCGTGATGGCGGGCGGGGCGCCGCTGCGGCGCGTGGTCCTCGCGCGCTGGCTTGAGCCGCTGGTCGAGATCCGAGACCCGAAACCTGACCTGTCGCCCAGTGGCTATCGCCGCACGATCATGATCCAGCGGCTGACGCCTGTAGCGCCGGTCATCAAGGAAGCAGACGAGAGCGACAAGGGCCAGCGCAAACCGCCCGCAATCCGCTGGATGGGTTCCTTCGTTCCCACCATGAGCGGAACGGCCTGGATATTCCTCAACGACGCCGCGCTGCCGGAAGGCACGGGAGGCGCGACCTACTTCTATGCCAACAACAAGCGTACCTTCGACAATTCGCCCTCGGCAGGGGCCACGCTGTGGAAAGGGCCGGACTTCGAGCAGACCGCCCGCCAGTGCGAGGCGGCACTCGGAGATTTCGCGAAGATATCCGAATGCCTGAGACGTAAAGGCATCGACCTGAGGCCCACCGCTACAGGCGACCCCGGCTAG
- a CDS encoding (2Fe-2S) ferredoxin domain-containing protein: MIVPPVFTKRKFAFAGSMPKCQGGILDHAGNQKMAAKGNSHIREISAKWDEVLLVCRKCSRKFPGGFGKKGEQRLEKALKSELKTKGRYKVVPVSCLDICPKHAICLVRASEPGTVHLIKSGATMEDVIETLLPAPAEQ, encoded by the coding sequence TTGATCGTCCCGCCCGTTTTCACAAAGCGAAAGTTCGCATTCGCCGGTTCCATGCCGAAGTGTCAGGGTGGCATTCTCGATCATGCAGGGAACCAGAAAATGGCCGCCAAGGGGAACAGCCACATTCGCGAGATTTCGGCGAAGTGGGACGAAGTGCTGCTGGTTTGCCGCAAGTGCAGCAGGAAATTCCCCGGCGGTTTCGGCAAGAAGGGCGAACAGCGGCTTGAAAAAGCGCTCAAGTCCGAACTGAAGACGAAGGGCCGCTACAAGGTGGTGCCGGTCTCCTGCCTGGATATCTGTCCGAAGCACGCAATCTGCCTGGTCAGGGCGAGCGAACCAGGAACCGTCCATCTGATCAAATCTGGCGCCACGATGGAGGACGTGATCGAGACGCTGCTTCCTGCGCCTGCGGAGCAATAG
- a CDS encoding CHAT domain-containing protein, whose amino-acid sequence MKRPRQIPVAVLALSALVLSGCNAEPRKPPADRAASSESKAASPAPPASAAPPPAPMPAELTPGDRALLLEAIAGSELFARVLRNKERTGKVVAPGKERDLAKAERDLATIRERLAALSGDGMPTFALIHTLRGGAAMNAWLIGPDGAVAHGFYDRDYTGLSLMVDGLGVRRLAATRGNRPKGTPPPPPDVERGNLIRDRSPEAVQLRGETLERTREMLLPGAVGDALGTRSGRLLVIPAMDTGTAPYAALPLRNGTAVSHWSFVILPDVDTLTGADPTFDYRALDIGKAIVVGNPDLSSDRKFDWAPLPGAQREAVMVSRELDDPATVLMTGTQATRGNLTRAIAARPDAGLVYLATHAVSDPRNPLTRGFIAMSGKEGHYYAGDIRQARFPDWKRHHPLVVISACQTALGRVFDGGGFGVARSWTTAGAGQVVASLWNVSDQATAILMTRFVERLKAGDVPEIAMQKAQFATMNARNAKGERPYANDPKMWASFMIFGKPSAPLR is encoded by the coding sequence ATGAAGCGACCGCGCCAGATCCCGGTCGCCGTCCTCGCCCTGTCTGCGCTGGTTCTTTCCGGCTGCAACGCCGAGCCGCGAAAGCCGCCTGCCGACCGCGCGGCAAGCAGCGAGAGCAAGGCCGCTTCCCCCGCCCCGCCAGCTTCTGCCGCGCCGCCCCCCGCACCGATGCCTGCGGAGCTTACCCCCGGGGATCGCGCGCTGCTTCTGGAAGCCATCGCGGGCTCCGAACTGTTCGCCAGGGTCCTGCGCAACAAGGAGCGCACCGGAAAAGTCGTGGCGCCTGGAAAGGAGCGCGATCTGGCCAAGGCCGAACGCGACCTTGCCACCATTCGCGAACGGCTGGCAGCACTTTCCGGCGATGGCATGCCGACCTTCGCGCTGATCCACACCTTGCGCGGCGGCGCGGCGATGAACGCCTGGCTCATCGGCCCCGACGGGGCCGTGGCGCACGGGTTCTACGATCGGGACTACACCGGACTGTCGCTGATGGTTGACGGACTGGGCGTGCGCCGTCTCGCCGCCACGCGCGGCAACCGGCCCAAAGGCACGCCGCCCCCGCCGCCCGATGTCGAACGCGGCAACCTGATCCGGGACCGCTCCCCCGAGGCCGTGCAACTGCGCGGAGAAACACTGGAGCGCACCCGCGAAATGCTGCTGCCCGGCGCGGTGGGCGATGCGCTGGGAACGCGGAGCGGCCGGCTTCTCGTGATCCCGGCGATGGACACGGGAACCGCCCCCTATGCCGCGCTGCCGCTTCGCAATGGGACTGCAGTGTCGCACTGGTCTTTCGTGATCCTTCCCGATGTCGACACGCTGACAGGCGCCGATCCCACGTTCGACTATCGCGCGCTCGACATCGGCAAGGCCATTGTCGTGGGCAACCCGGACTTGTCGAGCGATAGGAAGTTCGATTGGGCGCCGCTTCCCGGCGCACAGCGAGAGGCTGTCATGGTCTCCAGGGAACTGGACGATCCCGCCACGGTGCTGATGACGGGAACACAGGCCACGCGCGGCAACCTGACACGAGCCATCGCAGCACGGCCGGACGCCGGACTGGTCTATCTGGCGACACACGCGGTGTCCGACCCCAGGAACCCTCTTACCCGCGGGTTCATCGCCATGTCGGGCAAGGAGGGGCACTATTATGCCGGAGATATCCGGCAGGCCCGTTTCCCGGACTGGAAGCGGCACCACCCGCTGGTCGTCATCAGCGCCTGCCAGACCGCGCTGGGCCGCGTGTTCGACGGCGGCGGCTTCGGCGTTGCCCGCAGCTGGACTACAGCAGGCGCGGGACAGGTCGTGGCCAGCCTCTGGAATGTGAGCGATCAGGCCACCGCAATCCTGATGACCCGGTTCGTCGAGCGGCTGAAGGCCGGGGACGTACCGGAAATCGCCATGCAGAAGGCCCAGTTCGCCACGATGAATGCCCGAAACGCAAAAGGCGAAAGACCCTATGCCAACGATCCGAAGATGTGGGCCAGCTTCATGATCTTCGGAAAGCCCTCGGCACCGCTGCGGTAG
- a CDS encoding TonB-dependent siderophore receptor, whose translation MSDFAVGRRACSLTLAWTLALAASLPQAAHADEAEAAPDQVKSSEITVLGQRSEDYKVEQLTTATRTGTDIMDVPQSIQFVPRDVIDDQQVLDLTSALRNVSGIQAGTNAGNRSESFTIRGFRSSYYAVDSIMLSPAIETNDSYRDMANIERIEVLKGPASVLYGRGDPGGLINIVTKQPRFERGMNFSVQAGSNDFARGQLDVTGPVDAAKTLAVRFIAAAQTGDTFRDIFQPYRRQFLSGSVLWEPDDKTRVIASLTYAHQHNQTDRGIVATPDADGDLVVNLPRTRFLGERWATTESERYEFNYRIERELTDWLTIRQIGHYDEGKLDLFGINYGNSVAVNATTGARTITRTAVEQHENNHNYDAQADMVARFSTGGIGHTVVVGGEYVKSYRFRTFARATLAAIDIDNPVYGAEPGTFVPAADRKVQAKSYSAYFQDQIDIGDHFNLLAGVRYDHAKQSDFGTTQYASNDKAWSPRVGVVYKPIENVSLFADFTRSFQSKPEPTIDGKPIDPEKGKQYEAGIKAELFGGRLGTTLAVYELTRENVTQQDPNNVGYNINAGVQRSRGVELDMSGSISPSVKVIANGAYTDATVRESTDYAKGNQLIGVPKWSGSVWLTWEPVDGPLRDFGVGGGVFAASNRQGNLENTFSIGGYTRLDSSLWYKLADKVRLTLNVKNITNDYYMESSVSRSQVVPGEGRSFLVGLSGSF comes from the coding sequence ATGTCAGATTTTGCCGTGGGCCGCCGTGCCTGCTCGCTCACGCTCGCCTGGACGCTCGCGCTTGCTGCCTCGCTGCCGCAAGCCGCCCATGCCGATGAAGCCGAGGCCGCGCCGGATCAGGTCAAGTCGTCCGAAATCACCGTGCTGGGACAGCGCAGCGAGGACTACAAGGTCGAGCAGCTCACCACCGCAACCCGCACCGGCACCGACATCATGGACGTGCCGCAATCGATCCAGTTCGTGCCGCGCGATGTGATAGACGACCAGCAGGTCCTCGATCTCACCAGCGCGCTGCGCAATGTCAGCGGCATCCAGGCCGGGACCAATGCCGGCAACCGTTCGGAAAGCTTCACGATCCGCGGGTTCCGTTCATCCTATTACGCCGTCGACTCGATCATGCTGAGCCCCGCGATCGAGACCAACGACAGCTACCGCGACATGGCCAACATCGAGCGCATCGAAGTGCTCAAGGGGCCCGCCTCCGTGCTTTACGGTCGCGGCGATCCGGGCGGCCTCATCAATATCGTGACCAAGCAGCCGCGCTTCGAGCGGGGCATGAACTTCTCGGTCCAGGCCGGCAGCAACGACTTCGCGCGCGGCCAGCTCGATGTGACCGGCCCGGTCGATGCCGCCAAGACGCTTGCCGTGCGCTTCATAGCCGCCGCCCAGACAGGCGACACCTTCCGTGACATCTTCCAGCCCTACCGCCGCCAGTTCCTGTCCGGATCGGTGCTGTGGGAGCCGGACGACAAGACCCGCGTGATCGCCAGCCTCACGTACGCGCACCAGCATAACCAGACGGACCGCGGCATCGTCGCCACCCCGGACGCCGACGGCGATCTGGTGGTCAATCTCCCGCGTACGCGGTTCCTCGGCGAACGCTGGGCGACCACGGAATCCGAACGCTACGAGTTCAACTACCGCATAGAGCGCGAACTGACCGACTGGCTGACGATCCGCCAGATCGGCCACTACGACGAAGGCAAGCTCGACCTGTTCGGCATCAACTACGGCAACAGCGTGGCCGTGAACGCCACCACCGGCGCCCGCACGATCACGCGCACCGCCGTCGAGCAGCACGAGAACAACCACAACTACGACGCGCAGGCCGACATGGTCGCGCGCTTCAGCACCGGCGGCATCGGCCACACTGTCGTCGTCGGCGGCGAATATGTGAAGTCCTACCGCTTCCGCACGTTCGCCCGCGCCACGCTGGCGGCCATCGACATCGACAACCCGGTCTACGGCGCCGAGCCCGGCACTTTCGTCCCCGCGGCCGACCGCAAGGTGCAGGCCAAGTCCTATTCGGCCTACTTCCAGGACCAGATCGACATCGGCGATCACTTCAACCTGCTGGCAGGCGTGCGCTACGACCATGCGAAGCAGTCCGACTTCGGCACCACGCAATATGCGTCGAACGACAAGGCCTGGTCGCCGCGCGTCGGCGTGGTCTACAAGCCGATCGAGAACGTATCGCTGTTCGCCGATTTCACCCGCTCGTTCCAGTCCAAGCCCGAACCGACGATCGACGGCAAGCCGATCGATCCCGAGAAGGGCAAGCAGTACGAAGCCGGGATCAAGGCCGAACTATTCGGCGGCAGGCTCGGCACCACCCTGGCGGTCTATGAACTCACCCGCGAGAACGTGACGCAGCAGGACCCCAACAACGTCGGCTACAACATCAACGCCGGCGTCCAGCGCTCTCGCGGTGTGGAACTGGACATGTCGGGATCGATCAGCCCCAGCGTGAAGGTGATCGCCAACGGCGCCTATACCGACGCGACGGTGCGGGAATCGACCGACTATGCCAAGGGCAACCAGCTGATCGGCGTGCCCAAGTGGAGCGGCAGCGTGTGGCTGACCTGGGAGCCGGTCGACGGCCCGCTGCGTGACTTCGGCGTGGGCGGCGGCGTGTTTGCGGCCAGCAACCGGCAGGGCAACCTCGAAAACACCTTCTCGATCGGCGGCTATACGCGGCTCGACAGCAGCCTGTGGTACAAGCTGGCCGACAAGGTGCGCCTGACGCTCAACGTCAAGAACATCACCAACGACTACTACATGGAATCTTCGGTTTCGCGCTCGCAGGTCGTGCCGGGTGAAGGCCGCAGCTTCCTCGTCGGACTGAGCGGGAGCTTCTGA